ACAATTCCTTTGCCCTTCCACACTGTGCTTGTCACCAGCACCCAGGGCCACCTTCAGGTCTGGCTCAGGACTGTGGTCCTCCTGTGGGACCTTGTTAGAGGCTGTGCAGGGACAGTGGTGCAGCCTTCGCAGACTATGATCACGTTCACAACCTATATTTGACTTGTACTATATTTTCATGGCTACTGGGGAAAAGGCCAAGTGGAAAATGTGTGTTCTAAATATAGCACCTACCTCTCTATAGCAGCTAGATTTAGGTTGAAGCTTTGAGAGCACAGCCTGGATGGTCACCACCAGTGAAGAGCTTTGGCAGGCCTCAGTAACAGGACAGGAAGGACAACGATGGCGGGCCTAGGGGTCCAGCCTGGGGCTCACTTACCTGTGTGAGATGAGAGTACGTTGTGGGCTAGCAGTAAGTTATTACAGCTTCCTGGGATGGTGAGAAACCCAAGATGGGAGGCCCTCACCTACCCTCTCATTAGCTTGTGTTAGGCGCAGGCgctcataaatgtttataaatgagaaaatgcacgGGTGAATTGGGTGCATGGGTGTGATGCTTTCAAGCCGGGTGCAGGGAGATGGGATGTGCGGAGCCACTGCGGTGGATTTGCCTCCCTActgccttctcctccctgctCGCCTACTGCTGTCCACTAGTGCGGGCACACGCTGGGGCAGTGGGTGCTGGGGCCAGGAAACAGAGTCCGGAGGCCCAGCTGCGAGCAAAGCAGAGGCTATGCCAGAGGTGAACTGCGGAAAAGCGCCCGAAGGAGGGGGCGGGGTTAGAGGAGGGTGAGAGCGCGCGGAGCCGCAGGGAACTAGACGCTCAGAGGGGCGGGGGTGTAGTGGGCGGAGCTATACGGGCGCGCGGCGCGGAAGGGGGCGGGGCTACGAGAGGGAGCTAGAGGTGTGGGGATCGGCGGGAACGCACCACGCGGGGGATAGGGGCGGGGCTACAGGAGAGGGCCgagggggaagggggcggggcctcgggggagcggggaggggcgggAACGCGACGCGCGGGGTAGGGGGCGGGACTACAGTGGCGGGCCGGGCGGAAGGGGCGGAGGAGGGCGGCCTCTGGTGACGTGTCGAGGTCCTGGCGCGCACAATGGCCGGGGCGGGCGGTGGAGCCCGAGCCCCACCCAGTGCGGAGCGTGCCGCGGCCGGCGCAGGAGGCTGAGCGCCGCGGCCGCCGAGCGCGCCGGCGCCGGGCCATGTACTCGGGGAACCGTAGCGGCGGCCAGGGCCACTGGGAGGGCGGCGGGGCCGCGGGCGCCGAGGGGCCGGGACCGGCGGGGACTCTCAGCCCCGCGCCGCTGTTCAGCCCGGGCACCTATGAGCGCCTGGCGCTGCTCCTTGGCTCTATCGGGCTGCTGGGCGTCGGCAACAACCTGCTGGTGCTTGTCCTCTACTACAAGTTCCAGCGGCTCCGCACTCCCACCCACCTCTTGCTGGTCAACATCAGCCTCAGCGACCTGCTGGTGTCCCTCTTCGGGGTCACCTTTACCTTCGTGTCCTGCCTGAGGAACGGCTGGGTCTGGGACACCGTGGGCTGCGTGTGGGACGGGTTTAGCAGCAGCCTTTTCGGTGAGTTGGGCTGGGAGGAAAGCATCCTCCCCTCCGAAAACTTCCCGTTCCCTGCATCGCCACCATCTCTGCGCGTCCCCTGGCCACCCAGCCCACTCCCAGTTCCTCCCCGCGCGGCCTCCCCTCCAGCCCGCCCTGCAGTTCAGCTCCCGCGCCGGCCTCGCCTCCGCTCGTCCGCCCCGCGCCGCAtggcttttccttcctccttccttcacctCCTCTCGGCCTGCGGCGGCCCCGGCTCTGTGCCTGTGGCCGCCCCTCTCCAACGCAGCCGGCCCGGCTTCAGCCCCAGCTCCTTCCCAGCTCCCTCCAGCCACTGTCCAGTTCatctcatttctctgttttcaccTCCCGATATAATTCAACAGGCCACGAAACAGCGGCTTTACACTTTGAGGAAAGAAACGAGGGGCTGTAGAGTCAACAGATTCAAGAAAAAGTAACTCATGAAAGCTGGAGAGGGGGATGAGAAGAGATTTAATTCACTCaatattgttttctaaaatgagaagTAGAAATGTAGCCGAGTGGcagtgtgtatttcttttctttaattttgctcATTAGCAGATGTAAACCTTTGAATGCTTCCTAGGAAGTGAAAGAGCTTCATTCAGGTCTTCAGAATGCAAATTGACTTGTGGCTCATAAGCTATTTTGACTATATTTTACCTCCTTAGTGGTTCCAGCACACCAAAATCTAAGGTGAGATTACATCTGGCTCTGAGAATCCCACCCTAGATGGACAAATAATTAGCTGTGCAGCCAGTAGATTTCATTAAAGTAGAACTTgattgttaaaatgaagatttatttcAACAATATTCCTAATCCTGTGGAAGATTCAAGTCTCACTGAGACTTGACATTTTGAAGGATGATTTACCCAATGTATCGTTGAGGACATGATTTTCGAAGCTTGGCAAGTACCTTTTTGTGTGTGCTCCAGGCATTTCATTTGTACAGGCTGTGAAATGAGAATGTGTATTTCTCAGGTCttaaagttccttaaaaaaaaaaaaaatcctgaaatgtaTTGATAATTTACTACTGCTTTTATCTTGGCAGGTTTTTGAGAACAAAATCTTTGCAGCATTATCAGAAATTTTCTTATTCACCAATCTCCTATGTTGTGGCAAATCCAAATATTTGATATAACTCACTCTTTGGTATTTtaaaggaaaccagaaaaaaagtaatagaaatcatgatttcatttatttgattggTTCAGTGATTCTAATATTCCAATACTACTTCCCCCCTCCTCAATAAGCATTAATGTGAGAATTTCATTTATACAAAGATTTGAAACTTGGGAGGGGGCTGTTAAGTGTATGTAGGTGGTAATATAGATGGCTAGgtgattatattatttatatttaaaatacctgCCAGGCAATTTTTTAGGCAGGCTAAGTTTTCAGAAAGAGGGTGATCGAAGCTTAATTGTGAAGTATCATCAGTAACGCTCCCTGAGATGGGCAACAGGTGTTTGATCACAGACATGAAATTTCTTATTTCCAAGAAGTGCTGTTTATGTGCTGGGAAGTTCTGTTTCTACCTGGACTTTGTGCCTGGGGCTTTAAAAACAGGGTGT
This genomic interval from Prionailurus viverrinus isolate Anna chromosome F1, UM_Priviv_1.0, whole genome shotgun sequence contains the following:
- the OPN3 gene encoding opsin-3 isoform X2, which produces MYSGNRSGGQGHWEGGGAAGAEGPGPAGTLSPAPLFSPGTYERLALLLGSIGLLGVGNNLLVLVLYYKFQRLRTPTHLLLVNISLSDLLVSLFGVTFTFVSCLRNGWVWDTVGCVWDGFSSSLFEKSSSHKCMCDAF